In Salvelinus namaycush isolate Seneca chromosome 16, SaNama_1.0, whole genome shotgun sequence, the sequence GTAATGTTGTCTTGTCTGAACTGACAAGTATCTTTTGACATTTTCCCCTGAGCTTGTTGCTGTGTGTCTTAATACAGATATGCTGATTTTAATATTAATTTGTTATTTTCTGTCTTGGCTTCAGAGAAGAGCTTATGTGCTTGCTGCTTTAGTTTTGGGAGGAATCTAtttcctgtgttgtgttgtgctcttCCTGGGTGTGAAGGAGCAGTTGGGTGAGTATGGTTTCTTAGGTGCTCTGTCATATGTAGATGAATTAAAATTGGACTGGGGTATGAGAGACATCAGGCTATTTATTGATGACTTCTTTCACTTTCCaccccagctcctctcagtacCCTGGACCGTATCCGTATGCCCTACCTGGCAGGTATGAAGATGGTGGTTGGACACACCCCCTATTTGAAACTCGTATTCGGGTTTCTCTTTGCCTCGCTTGCCTTCCAGGTGAGGGTCACCCTAGGGTCTGGGCTGTGTTTTATgtgtatgatgatgatgatgatgatgacgatgatcgTGGAGAGGTTTAATGACTTAAATTATTCTCTTTCTTTCCTGTCACGGCAACATTACCCAGATGGCTCAAGGAAACTTTGCCCTCTTCTGTACCCATGCTGCAGGTCTGGGGGCCTACTTCCAACACCTCGTCCTTATCCTGCTAGTGAGTAAAGTAACCACGTTTGACACTCATTCAGAGTAGGTTCATGCATTGGTTTAGGTAACAAGAGTGTCtttttttgtatgtgtgtgtccttgtTTAGACAGCTGCCACATTGTCCATCCCTCTGTGGCAGACATTGCTTTTGAGACTGGGGAAGAAGACAACGCTGTACATAGGACTTTGTGTAAGTTCCCTTCTACAAGAACTTGGTTATGTATATGTTACAAATGATCCTTGACATTTTGAACTTCCTTTATCACTCTGTCTGTTGTTTCTCCTTTTTTCAGATGTATGCACCAGCCCTTGTGATCATTGCGTCCATTCAGAGCAACCTGCCTGTCTTCATCATTATGTCCATCATATCTGGGTCTAGTCTATCGGCACTCTACCTGCTGCCCTGGTGAGAGGTTGTGTTtgtacacatacagtgcattctgacagtattcataccccttgactttttccacattttgttacgttacagccttattctacagcctttttttgttgttgccctcatcagtctacacacaaatacaccataatgacaaagcaaaaacaggtttttagaaatgtttacatttacataagtatttagaccctttactcagtactttgttgaagcacctttggcagcaatttacagccttgagtcttcttgggtatgacgctacaaccttgtcaaggggtctgaatactttccatatGCACTGTAGGTCAAAACACGATAAATGTGATGACTAAAATGATAATATTAACAAGCATTAGAGATACAGTACCATTACATGTTCAATGGCTTagggctctcgagtggcgcagcggtctatggcactacatctcggtgctagaggcgtcactacagcccctggttcgattccaggctgtatcacaaccggccgtgattgggagtcccatagggtttggccgtcattgtaaataagaatttgttggttcctcccgagtggcgcagttgCTAGCTGTAACAccagagatcctggttcgagtccaggcccTGTAGCAGCCGGCCATGGCCGGGAGACCcatttggcccagcatcgtccgggccaggggagggtttggccagcagggatggcCTTGTCCCATCGTTccctagtgactcctgtggcgggccgtgacacggtcaccaggtgcacggtgtttcctccgacacattggtgtggctggcttccgggttaagcgggcattgtgtcaagaagcagtgtggcttggttgggtcgtgtttaggaggatgcatggctctcgacctttgcctctcctgagtccgtacgggagttgcagtgatgagtcAAGACTGtaaccatgaaattggggagaaaaaggggtaaatgtaaataaaatactataaaaaataactaattcttaactgacttgcctggttaaataaaggttaaataaaacacatTGACATGTTGTAGCATACTGTAACTAGTCCAGGCCTCCAGCCACACCACACAGTCACAACTGATGACTCATAGCACTAACCCTGGCGGCTCGCCCCACCCCCCTCATTATGTTGGTGCCAGAAACTAGTAAAACACCCTCCTACTGTTTCACCCATAATAATATCATGTTGTATGAATATGCACGATATACTGTTTTGACTTTCTCTGTCTCATTAAGGAGCCACAACTTGCATTTGTCCTCAGAACTATGTTCTGACCTCTTGATTTCATCACAATGATAGGCAACTTCTGGAGCAGGGTTTCCCACCTCAGTTCCAAGGGGTTcacgttttggtttttgacctgatttggtgtcacacttttacccccatccctagggcctgattggtgtcacacttttacccccatccctatcaaacacagctgatttcaaactaattgcatttttaactgaagatcataattaggtgattattggagtcaggtgtgttagctggggctggggcaaaactgtgacaccaatcaggcccctgaggactggagCTGCCCAGGcctgccctagcactacacagctgaatcAAATAATCATTAAGCTTTGTTCATTTGAAACAGCGGTGTAGTGTTATGGCagaaaccaaaacgtgcaccccttggggtcccgaggactgaGTTTCAGGAAACAGTGCTCTAGAGTTCTCCATCTTGAAAGCCACTATATAAACAGTTAGGTCAGTATAGCCTATCATAATGGCCCTGTCTCCCTGGTAACTGGACTGTGGCTTCCCTCCCACACACTCTGGACTGGGGCTTCCCTCCCACACACTCTGGACTGGGGCTTCCCTCCCACACACTCTGGACTGGGGCTTTCCTACCACACTCTGAGATTCTTATTTTTCCACAGCTATTGGAGAGCACACTCCTAAAGACTTGAGTCATGAGGAAAGTTAAGAAATGGTCTGCAGTGCTCTCTGAGCTGAGAAACATCTCAGTGTTTTACTACAACTATTAAATCATCTACTAAAGGAAGGAAGAAGTGGACAGTAATACATGTGTTATTTATTTAGTGAAATAGTCTCCAATGCATTCTCACACAGTACCTtgtcttcctgtctgtgtgcAGGTCTATGCTGCCGGATGTAGTTGATGACTTCAAGGTGAAGAATCCCACCAGTACGGACCTAGAGCCCATGTTTTATTCCTGCTATGTTTTCTTCAACAAGTTTGGAGGGGGGATATCTGTGGGCATCTCCACCCTGGCATTACAGTGAGTTCCACCTGCAGGGATTGGAGACTAGAATCTTAAGTATTGGTACAAATATAAATGGAATCATGTATGGATTTATTTACATCAACATTACTCTTCATTTGGGTGCTGTTTGGACCTTTGTCATATCTCTCAACAGCACCCAATGAAGAGGCATGTTGATGTAAATAAATCCATACATGATTCAATCTATATTTGTACCGATACTTGGATTCTATCTGTAGTGGGGCAGCACTTTCAGAACAGTTTCCCCCTCTGTAATTGCTTGTCTACCGAGTGtaaccctcctctctcatcctcctctctcatcctcagcTTTGCAGGGTATAAGCCTGGGGCCTGCAGGCAGAACCCAGCTGTGATCACAGCGTTGCGGGTCCTGTTCGCCCCTGTGCCCGTCGTCCTCCTTCTCATTGGTCTGGTGCTGTTTTATTTCTACCCCATCAATGAAGAGCGGCGCTGCCAGATCCAGCAGGAACTGCAGAAAGCAGAGTGAGTTTCCATCCTGTTGATAGTCCCAATACCCTACAGTGGATCTACATGACTTGGATTAATTGGTTGAACTGATTGGATctagactgacatctagtggtaGATTACTGTAGCTGTCTAGTTTTTGTTTTTCTCGCAaatcaaataaaagtttattGGGCACGTGCACATGGTAGAGCGATTTGCTTACTTGCTAATGCTCCTCAACAATGACAAATACAAGAGTACCGAAATAACAAGTAGTAATAAAAAGTAGATTAAAAAAGTAataaaaatatgaaaatgtaCATAATAGAATCTACAGTATGATTTATAAAAATGTGCTTGAATTATATAATATATTTACTTTAAAAAAGTAAAGCTTTCCTGATAATTCTATGACATGTTTCACTTACAAAGCCATATTGGTCTTTACAGGAAAGTGGATGGATTCCAAGTAATGGAGGCAGTGTGATTGTAGACTCCGCTCAGACACAGCCAGCCGGTCTAAATGGAAACTTTCATCTGTCAGTGTCTTTGACTGACATGGTGCATGACTGTTCACACCTCATCTGGCACCATGCTAGGACACTGCTGCCTATTTCACAGCAGCTCGCATGTGTTTATACCACGGAAGACGATTGTCATGGTCACAGGCCGAAACAGACACTTGGCTTATATTGAatctttgcgtgtgtgtgtgttttcttatCCAACCATTGTAACCActtcagtggttcccaacctttttctgttactgtaccaccaactgaattttgctcagCACacagtacccctgaagtaccccctcatgtgtgttttaccagtaagcctatggtctcatggatcttctcaagtaccccctgtgggtaggccaggtaccccctgtggataggccaggtaccaccaggggtcctagtagcactggttgggaaccactggtgtcCAATACTGTTCACCGGATGCAAGAGTAATATATTTGCATGTTTGTAATAAACCACTTATATTCAAAGGGATCAAGATCAACATTTTATTTGAAGCATTTTAACCtagtatacagtaggcctaaattCTACTCTAGTCTGGGATGCTGATGCCGCATTACAGATCAAatatattaaaataaataaatggggaAGGTAAATCTAACATccaacagaagaagaagaagaaacacaACGGGATCGTTTAATGGTGCGTGCAttgttattacattgttattatttatgaacagaataaaataaaaaatcgcGCTCAAAATGTGACAAACACTCCCACTTTTTTCCCCCGGTTTAACCGCTACATTCACATCACGTGGTAGACGCCGCTGCACGGAGACAGACGACAACAGCCGCTGAAATAGCAGATTGAAGGAAGATAGTCTCTTGGTAGGGTGGAGGGATATTAACGAAGGAAATGGGAGTAGAAATTGAGACAATAACCCCGGGCGATGGTAAAATATTTTTATGCAAATCTTTAGCTCAAGATTTCTGATGGATATCCGTTAATTCATTTAAATTTACATACAAAAAATGCAGCTTCTCATAGTCTTCTCATGCCGTTATCCTGTTTTAGCGTCGCATCGTCTTTTCATGCCCGTTATCCGGTTTTTCTATGTCTTTTTCTCCCACAGGAAGGACCTTCCCTAAAAAAGGACAGACGTGTGTGGTGCATTATGTTGGTGAGTTTGGGAGATTAATTtccagtgtctgtctgtatgcaAGCACCAATGCAAATTCCCCCCAAATCTCAGAATAATTCATATTTTTGATAGGCCACAACCTTGGCGATTGGGtgcatttttgtttcattagtaaTATTTTCATTCGGATGCAATTGCAAATACATCTTTAGCTTTGGCCACACAACAATGTGTTGCTTTACATCTTTCTGTACAAGGGAGGCAGGGGGCTTCTTAGTATTGGAATGcggttattattattactacgtTGTAAAATTGAGCAACATTGTAACATCGCGTGCGAAGTCAAAACTACCATGTTACAATGTTGCCGCCGGTCACTTCATAGGTGATTATAGTAGGGTAATATAACATGCAGGTAGGTGTCTGTCTTGAGCGTTCAGACGTCGGCAGCTGCAGGGTTCAATCCGAGGTCGAGCCAGACGAGACAGCGAGGGGTTTAAACCCGGTCTGATACCCTGCCTTTGAAGTTGAGGGGATTGGTGACGTTGGATAGCACTATTGCTGTCTGATGTCTGTTAAGGATTTTTTCCTTTCGTTGTAATTGTTTACTAATGAGTTAGTTGCAGGGGTTGGTATATTTTAAAATTTTCTCCATGTTCTCATACGATTTAGACTATTCAATTGTCAGCTATCTAGTTGTAGGATAGCTGCTATTGTAGTCCTAACACCGTTATTGGATTATCATGTAACTTTTATTATACTCTGATTCATGCATACACAAAATATTTAAGCCACTGGCAAGATCCTACATGTTTTACTATGTTTGCTATAGCAACAGTATTTTTTCTCTCCACTTTTTGATTTCCTGTCAGAAAATGATATTTTCCTGTTGTTCATGTGTGAACTGTACCCTCATGCAATAGCGGGTGcttgggtaaaatcactggggaagccaagccagtaaaaaagccatattacaacctatgttgtgataattgtgttgtttgctctataacccgtTAGTTCATACACCACCCTGATATGCAATATGGCCGAGACAACaaaaaagacaacagtcacacagtggCCGGAATAAATTAAACTACACATATACttatttcatcacaaaaccagaaagcaacatctgtccggtgtccacaaaaacaaatattgcatgtaacaaatagttaaatgacctacagcatggtccaTCAAGTTCATGTTTTCTACAGTTTACTAAACAACTGCTGGGTTTAGATCCACGTAGTTACCGCAAGCCAGCACGAAGACAACAGGAACACTGCCTCCCTTATTCCTGCACCATTTACACTTCAACATTAAAACGTCATCAAATCAACTAGGCTATAATACAGTGGAAACAAActgaaagataccaaaaacaatttagtccaatcaatgttgctaATTATCATGTGACTGTCCATGGTACagctttctctgtgtgtgtgtgtgtgtttaaaaaaaagttgacTCACCAtacttgtagactagttgaaTGACAATGTcattctcctctctttcatgttggcaaaacATTCTATGGCTTtgtcatacagtacacttttagtttttgttgtcataggctacctagctaaaatacttgctagcctaacttccttgcaTGGGCAATaatgaaccagctaagttagctagctagttaacgtgagcCTACTAGGCTACATATTGCATTTCAATCATCTCAGGCCAGTGGCTCAATATATgaatttatggttagatcagaatcacCATCATAATCATTTGCCTGAGTCCAAATCTCCATCCATGACTTAGGAAAGGgctgatttagcaagctagctactacAGGACAACACAAGCAGACCAGGAATGGACAAGTTTTTCTGACAATGTTTTGCTTTGGGTGTGATTTGATTGGTGtaaagccaaatccaaactggcctctTTTTGGGGGACATTTTTCTGCGCCAGGACAACCGACAGTTGAGCTCAGCTTTTTTATTATTAACGGAGGCGaaatgcttgctggcatcaatcaatcaaatgctatgacggcaacatgtcatactcttttggtccagacagcaaTAGATACATGGGCAACAAATACTGagagaggggcgctgtttcccttGCTCTGATGATTTCTCCGGTGAGATTCAGCCATTTGTCAATTTAAGGGAAATTataaaaacagagagagatgaaagaataAATTATTTTATACCATTTCCTTTTTTATTGGTAAAAtattggggaagcctggcttccatTGACATCAATCATTACACTCCACTGCCCTCATGTAATGATAAGTCAGTCTCCTATAATCTGCTCCCTGACGGGACATTTTTGAGACTTTCAACAACGATAACGTTCGACGTCAAAGATATACAACTGAAAAAGTTTTTGCATTATAAATTCCATCCCTAATAGATCATTATATTGGCCTacgcagagagagggagagagaaaattaCAAAATCTGGCCACCCAACCCCGTAACGTCTGGGATTACTATCTATATCTTGCCCCCTGATGTGCCCGACAGCAGTGGACACCAGAGATTAGCCCCCTCCTGGCCTGATTGGTGGTaataacaacagaacacaatGAATGCCTCCTCGGGATGGATTGCCGAGTGCGGACGCCCTGTTATGGCCACATTTTCCTGTCACTGCTGCCCACCCCCAGAGACAGCTGCAGGGGCTATTTATGTTATCCGTGGAATCCCTTCATTTGCATTCAGGGAGATAGTTTTACACTAGCTCAGAAGATATATTGTTAATACTTCGTTAACTGTTGATTTTGTCCCTTGTGTGTTGCATAACAGTAGATATGGAAGTAGACCTACAAGAGCCACAGGATGTACGTCTTTCATCTTAAGTGTTCGTCTGTCAGCTGGAACTCAAGTTAGTTTGGGTTTTAGTACAGGAATTGCACCCCCAGTCCAGTTCTGAAATGATTGCCTTGAAACGTAACAGACATGCCACCATCTCTGTTACAGATTGTCAAAATAaatcctctctgcctctcctttcctcctcctcaggcTCCCTGACGGATGGACGCAAGTTTGACTCCTCCCGTGACAGGGACAAGCCCTTCAGGTTTAAAATAGGAAAACAGGAAGTGATACGTGGCTGGGAAGAGGGAGTCGTGCAGGTAGGTGTACTGTGCAGACATCTCTGGTGTCTGTCTGCCCCTACTTCTAGGAAGTACAGGAGAAGGGTTTTACAATGAAATTACCACGTCCTTGTAACGGAGAGGTTGCCATTTTGCCAAAGCACAGAATGTCCCATCTGTGTATTTCTTTGCTGTGCATGAACCCTCGGTCAAGATTATCCAGAGCAAATACATTTATATTACTTGATGAATTAAACTGTTCCAGGTACAGCCATACCTTCTCTATCAGTAGGAAGATAATGGCCTTTATACATAGTATTTCTCTGAACATATGACATGCTTTGTGTGGGCTATACAAGACGGTTTGAAGTATTTGCATAAACCTTTACATTAGTTTCACTGTTACTGGGGCACTACACACAGTCCGGTCTGTTTGTTGTACAGCCCTGTGATGTGTAACTGCAGCAGATTGAAAGGGAAATGTGtgcaacaggagagagagactgaggcatTGTGCACTTCAAAGCAGTTCGCTGGGCTTTTGCCAGGAGGTTGATTACATAATATTCTTATCAAGGGCGACAGATGCAGTGAAGAGACGTGCCCGTATTAGTCTTTGTTGTGTTGGCTAGGCATTCTCCCAGCCAATGGCAGTTCTCCACAAGAGCCCTCAGCGCTTTCATCAGAGGCTCTACACTTACAGCATGACAAACCGCTCCcccaattacacacacacacacacactaagcgtCTGGTCTGGGGTCAATTGCTGCTTAAGTACAACCAAAAAGTGATGCATAAATGAACACAATTTGAACAAAAAAGTTGTCAACGGTATCATAAAATGAATGCTTATTTTCCAAAATAAAGCATAGAGGTTCCTCTATATCTTATCTCAGTGTGGCTGTGCTTGAcctatgtcccccccacttcctCTATAGCTTATCTCAGTGTGGCTGTGCTTGACCTATGTCCCCCTCACTTCCTCTATAGCTTATCTCAGTGTGGCTGTGCTTGACCTATGTCCCCCTCACTTCCTCTATAGCTTATCTCAGTGTGGCTGTGCTTGACCTATGTCCCCCTCACTTCCTCTATAGCTTATCTCAGTGTGGCTGTGCTTGACCTATGTCCCCCTCACTTCCTCTATAGCTTATCTCAGTGTGGCTGTGCTTGACCTATGTCCCCCTCACTTCTTTGCAGATGAGTGTCGGTCAGAGAGCCAAGCTGACCTGCTCGCCTGACTTTGCCTATGGGGCAAAGGGCCACCCGGGGATCATTCCACCCAACGCCACCCTCATCTTTGATGTTGAGCTACTGAGCCTTGaatgaagatttttttttttgtaagtaCTTTTTgaagattttctaagtgttttgtTATTATCCGTAGTTTTAAATAATAGCACAAATGCATCTACAAGTATATGGTTTCAATATAATCCCtttgtcctcttcctcctctgtcttTGCAGGTTTCTACCTAGGAAACATGTAGAAAAGCTAGGAGAGTCTGCACTTGATTCTATAAGAGACCTGAGTCTATAGTTCCACCACTTTGGTCACTATTTTATCCATATATACAAAATCTGCATTATCAAttttgtttttctttaaaaaCCTATGGGCCATAACCTTAAAACCTTACAAACCTTGATGTTTTTAAATCTTGAATTTTTAAATTGTGCTTTACTTTGTTTTGTGAAATGATTGGTTGTGCATGGTTATATGAGTAATACAAAATACCAATGAAATATTAGCAGCGACATTCATCTCTTTTCAAGAGTACCTATCAGTAACATAGAGGGCTGGTGCTTGACGTGAATCCTACCTGAGGAACAAAACTAAGAGAATATGAAAAGTACATGTTTGCATCCATACCTCTCCCAGATGAAAGTAGAACCAATATGAATTGATTTTATAGTTGTAGGGCTTAGTGTAATGTTGAGAGGCATAAGTGTAGTAAAATTTGAGTCATGGGATGTCTTAATGGTATAAAACAGGAACATTGTTTGATATGTTATTTACCCAGACTAAATAGTGATGTTTCCTTTCATTTGATTGTTAACTTTATTAGGCGCTAGTGAGCATTCTGCGCAGAGGAACTAGTACAGAAGAGAATTGTTGTATCATATTGTGTGTTTCTCATTTACGAGACATACGACCAACCAACTAGCCGGTTCTGCATGTCATACTAATGATATCCTGATCTCTATACGTGTCGAAGCTTTTTGCATTTCAATATTTTTTGTTGTGGCTTATGTTTCTTTCCTAGTCAAATCTTTAACCCTGTTGAAAACCATAAATGTGTTATTAACAGTGATGGGAACCATATAGTATACGTACATTAATTGGAGTAGTGATGATGCTTTAGAAGTGAAATGCCTGAAATTATTGAAAAGGGGGTTGAGGAATCGATTCAGTTGTGACCTCCCCCACCTTATTTTGTCTCACAACTTGACATTATATCTTTTTCAGATGCCATCTTTctaaaatatgtgtatgcgaccaatacaatttgacttGATAACTAAGAATGACTTCTACTTTACCTGTAATTTAATGGTAAATATTTTTTTGTCAGCGTCATTAGACTGACACCACACTGCCTAAATTAAAAATGCTGTGTTGTGGTAGTCTTGTGACAGAGACATCCATGTTTTGTATCACATTTAAAAGTCTGTTGAAATAGAGTTAAATCTAATGCAGATAGAACATGTTCAGATGCTGGCCATCATTGCTCTTGATGTTACAGCTGTCTAGGCGCATGGCACAAATGCAGTCCTATGTACTGTCTATTTGTGTGCTGAGTTACATACGCAGGCACAACCAATACATGTTTTTGCAGTTGCAATAAAGTGCTCTCTACCTGCTTTGTGGCAAGTCTTTTTCTTTCTTCAATTACTGGAATATCTGGCATTAATGAGGTTGGGGGtattaaataatgattttttgtTGAAATTTTGcgttgtaatttcagaaaatgtacATATATCTGCAGTAATAGTAGAATGATAGTGTTTCCCAGTATTATTTACCCtccagtgttgtgattggctgtgatattcgCCTATTGCTTTCGCCCCCCGGAGCAGCCTGTGGTCGAAATGGGAAAGCTGCTTTGTgtctgtgttatctagtggaaatcgcTCTTTTCGTGGTTGCTAAAATAATACACTGTTCGCTCAAAAACGAGCACTGGATAATCGTGTAGGGGATCCTTGTACCATCTAAATCCCTGTGAAATGTATTTTCaatagtatatattttttgtttttacagcTGTTTGAAACCGGTGGACCAAAACCGAAACTAAAAGGCTCACGCCTTGATCACACCTAGTGTTTTGAAtattggtacaccagaagtactgGAAATAAATGTCCAATGGAACGCGTTGCAGGGCAGTTGCTGTCTACATGTGTGATGGATTTATCGAATGTATGAATCAAACTGTATGTCTATACGGCTTGACATAAATGGTAGCAGAAGGAAAATGtttaacttttgttgcacacatatccagatgatacGAGGCGCCAAGCCCGTGTCTCTGCCATGTTGCGGGTGAGGGGAGATTTGTTTTTTAATACAGCCTACTTAGTGTTTTTTGCAATTCACCTAGCTTCAACATAGGGAAGAAATGCTGAGACATTCTAGGTGTAGTGACACCTTTTAAGTATCAAGGTGTTCAATTAGTGACTGCTTTGCTATAGAAACCGAAGTTGTATCTGGGGATTGGAATAGGTAGGTTTCATGGATCATCGTTCATATTCATATAGATTATAATATATATGAGCCATCACCCACAGCAAGACGTAGAAGAGTGGCAAAATTGCTCCACTGTAGTAGTAGCATTATGCCCCATTTTCCACTGATGAACAGTTGCTGAACTAACTAAATTCACAGATTGTCTATAACCACCTCATATCGCACAATTTCAAGTACTTGCAAAAATCTTGAAAATGAGATATTCATTACCATAGCAACATTCATTATGTATGCCTTGAGACAACAACAGCAGCTGATAGGCGGTCATTGGCTATGTCACCACTGTCATTGACTTGGGTTTTCTAGACCAGGAAATTAGCGGTGACTCAGAATATCACTTCTCAACAGCAGTGGTGTCGTCCGAAGTACGAAGCAGAAAAAGAGTATCCTAACTATACTCGGAGGTTTTTCCTGAGATATTCACAATCAAAACTTTTAAGGTGAGTTTACATTATGTCCAACCACACTTCCCGTTAGCTAGCGTAGCTCTCCTGGTTAGCTAAGTACTGTTAGCTTGCTAGCACATTTATCGAAGCAAGGTGGTGGTTGAACATAAGTAAGTAATGTATTCACCAGCGACGTGTTAGCCGAGATTGGAGGAATAAATAAAGAGTACATCTTGTCTTGATACATTTAGCTAACTATGTAGCTAGTTAACCTAGGTATCTCATCGTTTAGCCACAACTTCTTGTTGTTAACTAACTACAGTTAGCCGATGAAATTCTATAGCTAGTTTAGCTAGCATATATAGCTAACTAGCCAAGTTAGCTAGCGAGACGCACTGTGCCTTCCACATGGTTGTCTTTTATCATATGGTGTCACAGTGAGGCTATTGAAGTTAACCTGGCCAGGTAAGTACAGTTAACTGGCTAGCAAACTAGATATTCAGCTACatacctagctaacgttaactatatTTGTTTACAACTGTTAACTCTCAATGTTTTGAAACCTCTGACTCATGACATCATGGGATTTCTTGACACATGCTAcaacatttcaaatgtcac encodes:
- the LOC120061481 gene encoding sodium-dependent lysophosphatidylcholine symporter 1, giving the protein MAHTTVIRDGSQYEDKNELVTTKDGNATLKTRGIPLSRKICYAVGGMPYQMTANAKGFFLQIFLLDVVQMGAFYASLILFLGRAWDAITDPLVGYMVTKSGRTRIGKLIPWIVFSMPLGVLAYVMMWFTPQESMSPSSSFFWFFFWSCLFDAFMTCYHVPYSSLNMFLGGDQKDRDSATGYRMGMEVFATLAGATIQGQIVGVYHAKSAQDCSQLNYSEASLRNVSSPLIQNFSSPLTDTLQNTRRAYVLAALVLGGIYFLCCVVLFLGVKEQLAPLSTLDRIRMPYLAGMKMVVGHTPYLKLVFGFLFASLAFQMAQGNFALFCTHAAGLGAYFQHLVLILLTAATLSIPLWQTLLLRLGKKTTLYIGLCMYAPALVIIASIQSNLPVFIIMSIISGSSLSALYLLPWSMLPDVVDDFKVKNPTSTDLEPMFYSCYVFFNKFGGGISVGISTLALHFAGYKPGACRQNPAVITALRVLFAPVPVVLLLIGLVLFYFYPINEERRCQIQQELQKAEKVDGFQVMEAV
- the LOC120061487 gene encoding peptidyl-prolyl cis-trans isomerase FKBP1A-like: MGVEIETITPGDGRTFPKKGQTCVVHYVGSLTDGRKFDSSRDRDKPFRFKIGKQEVIRGWEEGVVQMSVGQRAKLTCSPDFAYGAKGHPGIIPPNATLIFDVELLSLE